A window of the Helianthus annuus cultivar XRQ/B chromosome 4, HanXRQr2.0-SUNRISE, whole genome shotgun sequence genome harbors these coding sequences:
- the LOC110936573 gene encoding DNA-directed RNA polymerases II and V subunit 6B, giving the protein MADDDYEMDVGGYEDEPIEPELDEGVEEDVDGENKDEDIPDPLLGENEEKEEGEGVEKPRKTIKYMTKYERARILGTRALQISMNAPVMVELEGETDPLEIAMKELRQRKIPFTIRRYLPDGSYEDWGVDELIVEDSWKRQVGGE; this is encoded by the exons ATGGCAGACGATGACTACGAAATGGACGTCGGAGG gTACGAAGACGAGCCAATCGAACCAGAACTCGAT GAAGGTGTTGAGGAAGATGTTGACGGGGAGAACAAGGATGAAGATATTCCGGATCCATTGTTGGGTGAGAATGAAGAGAAAGAAGAAGGTGAAGGTGTTGAGAAGCCCAGGAAGACGATTAAGTATATGACCAAGTATGAAAGGGCTAGGATTTTGGGTACTCGTGCGTTGCAGataag TATGAATGCTCCGGTGATGGTTGAGTTGGAGGGTGAGACTGATCCACTTGAG ATTGCTATGAAGGAGCTTAGACAGCGGAAAATACCCTTCACCATTCGCCGATATCTACCCGATGGAAG CTATGAAGACTGGGGAGTTGATGAACTAATCGTCGAGGATTCTTGGAAGAGACAGGTTGGTGGCGAATAG
- the LOC110933482 gene encoding uncharacterized protein LOC110933482, with translation MSIVRSSRASVLVNGSLTFEFTCQRGLRQGDPLSTFLFILAMEALTRIMRRACHLGVFHGIQVGGSGPLISHFIYADDVVFCGEWSIANAKNLRRLLRGFYLISGVRISSNKSCVYGVGVEENEIMNLATAIHFLRGFVGSFFWGGTEDVDKLNWLAWDKVVSPVKYGGVGLGALRDANLSLLSKWWWRFKTNQNALWRKVVWSIHGSGRGWNCIPVKLSLGGIWKQIASVSRLLGNFNMEPHKLIKANLRSGTGINFWLDWWIADDTLQNLYPLLFNLEKNKSCLVSDRVQSSLQGTQLKWEWRRSVFSDVEQVKYAEMLLLLSAVSTMVRIRGLQSLVVLDALKSAR, from the exons ATGTCTATTGTTCGGAGTTCTCGAGCATCTGTTTTGGTGAATGGGTCTCTCACGTTTGAATTCACGTGTCAACGGGGTCTTCGTCAAGGGGATCCACTATCCACTTTCTTATTTATTCTTGCTATGGAGGCACTTACCCGGATTATGAGGAGGGCATGTCACCTTGGTGTTTTTCATGGTATCCAAGTGGGAGGTAGTGGCCCGTtgatttctcattttatttatgcaGATGATGTAGTGTTTTGTGGGGAATGGTCCATTGCTAACGCGAAAAATTTGAGGCGCCTCTTAAGGGGTTTTTATTTGATTTCGGGTGTGAGAATTAGTTCTAACAAGAGTTGTGTCTATGGGGTTGGAGTAGAGGAGAATGAGATTATGAATTTAGCTACGGCTATACACT TCTTGAGAGGATTCGTCGGAAGTTTTTTTTGGGGAGGGACGGAAGACGTTGACAAATTGAATTGGTTGGCTTGGGATAAAGTAGTTTCACCGGTTAAATATGGAGGTGTCGGGTTGGGTGCACTTAGAGATGCGAACTTGAGCCTTTTATCCAAATGGTGGTGGCGGTTTAAAACAAACCAAAATGCTCTTTGGCGAAAGGTAGTGTGGTCTATCCATGGTAGTGGTAGGGGATGGAATTGTATACCGGTTAAACTATCTTTAGGTGGGATATGGAAACAAATCGCTAGTGTCTCGAGGTTATTGGGTAATTTCAATATGGAGCCGCATAAGTTGATAAAAGCGAACCTTAGGAGTGGAACGGGTATTAATTTCTGGTTAGACTGGTGGATAGCCGATGATACACTGCAGAATTTGTATCCTCTGCTGTTTAATTTGGAGAAAAACAAGTCTTGCTTGGTTTCGGATAGGGTCCAGTCTTCGCTGCAGGGTACACAACTAAAGTGGGAATGGAGGAGGTCAGTTTTTAGCGATGTGGAGCAGGTCAAGTATGCTGAGATGCTGCTTCTTCTTTCGGCTGTTTCCACTATGGTGCGGATTCGTGGACTGCAAAGTTTAGTGGTTCTGGATGCTTTGAAGTCAGCTCGCTAA